In the Arachis ipaensis cultivar K30076 chromosome B04, Araip1.1, whole genome shotgun sequence genome, AATTTGCCTCCAATATCACTAAATTATTTCCAAGTACACAATTGAATCTAAATTTTCATACAACAACGCTAGAATTATCTTAAGGTTCACAAATTCAGTAATTTGACAAGGGTTAGGGTTGTCTCACCTTACCAATGCAAAATTGAAACAAGACCCGGCAAGTCCACGAAGCTAATTCTGTCCTAAACACCGAAATTACACAATTTCTCAACACTAaacccaattaattttcgaaattaagggCTGAGCTTCATGGAGTGAGAATGaggcttacctatgaaattgttggATGGGACTTGTAGAGCTCGTCGTGGTGAACGCATGGCAACAAAcggtgtggcgatcggagctccggatcaaaagttatttgAGATTGAAATCAAGCCAAGGATTTGTATGTTCTTCCTCTCCTCCTCCTCTAGTTTccagtgtgtgtgtgtgaaatgggagagggagagagagctgAAGCTCTTTTGTGGCATTaattgggttgggccttgggcttaATATGGGCCCAGTTTGCCCGATTCAGTCCGTTTAGCCCAATTTCgggtcaaattttttaaaattagtgtcaaaattcttattttaattaactCTATCTCATTAagctataaaattaatatttttcaatttctttaaataataattaatttattagttaattatttactaattctACGGGTTTTACATTCAGCATAGCCACACGCAGGAGGAGACAGAGACCGACAACATAGGAGAAAAAATAGAGCGTTATGAGTTTTAGCCATGGAGGAAGGAGTGACATTTGAGGGCTTACAAGAGAGTGAGCACGACGGAGGCTTTGAGATGGAGAGAGCGCCAACAGAGGGAGCGCAGACAGAGGGAGAGCCTACGGAGGGAGCGCCTACGAAGGGAGCGCCGAAGCAGGGGTTAGAAGCGCGATAAAGTTCTGGGGTTCGGGTTGGAAGCGCGACGAAGCTCTGGGGGTAAGGTTACGTTGGAGGTGCAAGGAAAAAACTCAATATTTACTTATGTAAAATGGTTGTTAAGCTCTTGAAGTTGTCTATTAATTATTTGATAAAATAATTCAACTTGATACGATGCAAGTTTGAGACCTTTTGAATTGTGCCTTAatctttctaaaaaaaattattatgaagGACCGTCAAAGAGATTTAATTATCAAAGATCTTTAatacaaaaattattaaaaagaattattttttataatatttggaGAGAAGGACTAAATCTTTgttataaaaagacaaatatatctttaggttatttttttatttttatttttgtaaacatatttttttatcgTCTATTATATTCAAATTCTTATTTATATCTCCTTCGTCTATAACAATAATTTTTGTTGTGAATTTTTACTTTTTAAGTTGGGTATGTTTGACTTATACGCCCCACTTAAGGAAGAATATTATGTGGATAATGAAAGGTTTTAATCCTCAACAAGTCTTAATTCAAGGGAGGATGATAATAATATTACTGAACTTGCAGctaattcaattaattttaacTTGAGAGAAGATATTTGAAATGATGTTAAGCTAATATTCAATAGCCAATAAAAATAAGCTGTAACTGATTATAGTTAAATGGTTTTCAAAAAGTgctcatttttataattttagttAGAGTGATAGaaaaatttattttagttaaaaatcACTGCTAACAATAATAATTATCTCTTAACGATAGTTAATTTATTTACCACATTAAGTTAGATTTTAACAAAGTTAATTTTCTATAGCTATAAGTAGTGATAGCAACACTAGGTATTGTattgttctatttcaatttttaagttttgtatttatttatataagtAATTCCTTTTCTCTTAATCTTTCTCTTCAATCttattattcttttctattctaatcaATTCCTTCTCCTAGCTAACAGCGTTCACACTATAGGAGAATTATATATGATGTATCGATTAGATCTTTAAAAGTTTAATAAGTTTAGTTGAACAATGTTATATAAGTTTAATAAGTTTAGTTGAACAATGTTATATAAGGAAAATGATAATATCacttttatttttgataaaatCNNNNNNNNNNNNNNNNNNNNNNNNNNNNNACTAACTATAATTTTATGTActaaattttaagttttaaattctaaattattaaataaaaataaaatattggtcaaagtgttatttaatattaataaaatatgttAGTTTTCAAACATTTCTCAGTTTAATTTAcggtttaacttttttttaaaaatgtttcGATAACAAGTGTCTTAAATACCTTCCTATAAAAGTTTAAATATCATCACTTAAATTTTCAAAGATCAATATTGTTAAAACACAAAAGTAAAtgcatatatattttattttattattaaaagtattaaaattttgtctttttaataaaatcattcaactattattatatatatgttcctaactaaaaaaaaagaaatattataATTTGTGAACTATTAAAAAATTGTCTCTAATCGTCATGGTTGAGCTCATAAAGAATCATAATTATCGCCACAGCAAACCCATAATCAAAGTTTTGGCTCACAGAGATTGTGAAATTGTCTTTTCCAATGAGAATACTCCCAGCAGTGTGATGTTTTTTCATCTGCATGTGCAATTAACACCATAATATTCCGATGATTTCATTTAATGACTATGTAATATTATAAGAGTCACATATATCGTTAGAGTATTATAAATTAATAGTActgttaataataatttttaaatattttattttaacatatgtctttaaaatacatattaactAAACTCATATTATACtaactaaaataaacaaaaaaaacagTGAAACTTCAAATTGGTcattaataattttgttttggtaagattaatttttaacaaaaaaaaatatatcgaCTAATAAAATAGATTTCAATCTTTCAGAATAtcaaacaaattatttttttaataatttttaaaaataaaatgttagTCTTTAATTTATTTNNNNNNNNNNNNNNNNNNNNNNNNNNNNNNNNNNNNNNNNNNNNNNNNNNNNNNNNNNNNNNNNNNNNNNNNNNNNNNNNNAGTtcttaaatttatataaaaactaaaaatttttaacattaaaaataataattaatattgactatttaaaattaatttttttatatttttcagatAATTAAATGTGGCGGTGATAAATTAATTAGTCACTTACCGCGGCGGTAATAATGTCGGTCTCACCAACATAAATTGTGGCTGATCGTTCAAGAAAGCTACCTTTAACCTTGTAATCACAAACTTTTTCGTCGGTGTTACTGGCTAAGAACACATCCAATTTGGCAACATGTTGGACAAAGAAGGTTCGTCTTACGTTGAATATCAGATCTTTGTCTTTCACGCTGTCACCCCTAAAACATTGCCATCGATCATGTAGAGTCATCGTCTGCGCCATGGGAGTTATTATATGCATATAATATATAGATTAATTAGGATCTTTTCAGTTAGCTGAATaacttttcattcattttttctataataatcgtttgttttattataaattaaataaactagttagaaaaaaaaaaccaattttagtcgataaataattaaaatttaattttgatcgaCTATAAATATAAACTAGTTTTATACGTAGTATATTTAATTATGTAACGTcacattaataaaaattattacttTTTAAATTGACCGCGTGAATGATTATCAATAAAAACGAATGTAATTGTACgactataaaatttttttataataatgtatcaaaattaaattcaaataattaTTGGAACATAGATAAATAATTCTGCTcactcattttttaaaattaactttacATTTGTTTTCTCTCTCATGTAACAGAGAGAGACAGGAGAGAAGAAAATGAACCgcaagagaaattgaagatgaTCAATTACAACTTACAAGCCTTTTATTCTTGGCTATAGCTGTTGTCACATGTACATTATATTGTGTGAGTAGTTTTCCTAAACTAATAAATTATTGGACTCATTTAATTGGATTTggtaattaaaaagatttattcACCTAATACTATGGAAAAAAACACAAATAAGATACTATAGAACATAATTAATGTTAgcttagttaaaaataaattaatctttTATCATATATACTAAATGGTGTTCCGACAACTGATAGAAAATTGTCATCGGAATTTGGAAGTTGCTGTGTTAGCGCATAAAGAGATAAaatataataaagactaaaaagGAGATCATatcatatttaaataaaataaatctattttttaaaaatagttttaaactcaaataaaaatctTGTTTTATAGAAATTAGTCAAATTATTaaacaataatttaaaaataacttGGCTACGTTATTATACCTAATAATTAGCTCGACTTTTTTTGGACGAGGGAAACAACAATCATgtaattaaacaattaaggaggAGATTAAGAGGAAATCAAAACAAACCTTGTGTCGGAGTGTGATGATGGTGTTACCCTGAGGATCTTTGATGACAATGCGGTCATGAAGGGACACAACATTGGACTTGACTTTGAAAACGAGGTTGTTATTGACATCGGTGACATCAAAGCAAGTGTCGCTTAATTTCACTACGTTCTTCACCAGGGTTAGATCCACTGCATGTGGAGCACAAAATTGGGGTCCAATAACGGCGTAGACGGTGGCGCCGGTAGAGCTAACGGATGGTGGCATATTAGGGTTATCCAGATACATAGCCATAAAAAAAACTGTGTATCAAATATGATATGACATCAAGCTGCTAAGGTTTTATTTCTTTGTGGTCTAATGGATGATGAACAAGAATGGGAAAAGTGAAAACTATTTTCAGGTTAGTTTCTATTGCTATAGATTTCAATTTACTATTTTTCCGGCGAAAGTTGAGTGATGGAATTGATTTATGGTTGgtcttttttcttttgtaataTATGTTTTGTTTCGTTTTCCTTCTCTATTAGATGCNtgtcgtttacactgtaaatgatttggtttttatttatgtcatttacacggtaaatgatttgatttttagtatatctcgtttacatttaaacgagataagacacatCACGAGCTATATGTATCACATTTCACTATAAGAAAAAGCTTGTTGGCACACTTTTTTCTtgtcacgcttttaaagcgtggccaaaagtggtcaatagCCACACTTTTATGAGGGTGACCACTAGTTTGTGATTTTACCACGCTTTTTTTGTCACACTTTAGAAAGAAATCaacacgcttttatgagggtggctacttatttgtgatttggccatatttttttttgtcacgcttcaaaagcgtagtCTTATAAAAAAACAGGTACGCTTTAAATCGTGACTAATTTGTCTTCTAATTGTCATATTTTTAAAGCGTGCCTATATCCTGTATTTATTTAGACACCCTACAAAAACGTACCAATAGAacctccaaaaaaaattaattttccacCCATTTTTTTCCAAACACTTTACTTTTTtctatgttttcacttttaaccCTAGAAGTGATAACAGCCTCCCCAAACACTATGTTTTCAAATTCACTTTAACCCTAAAGAAGTCGTCGAAACCCAGCAATAGCTCGCCTTCATGTTCATCACATCCCTTCATCTAACCCTCGCACCTAGCCCTCTCTCTGTCACACCCTAAATGGCAttgttttgaattaaaaaaaataaaaaatattaattttgaaaCCTAACAACCCCAGATTCAGTTCGTCCTACTTCCTCCTCACTCCCACTACCAGTAGCAGCTCCGGCCCAGCAACGTTCTTTGCCACTATCGTCGGCGTTGACACAGACGGCGACGCTCACCTCGCCTGGGTCCCTCTGGCTTATTGCTACTACTACATCTCTATCGCTGAATTGCTGCCCAAAAATCGCCTGTGGCATCGCCTCTCTAATATCCATCGAATGACGCCTCTGCTTGCTTCTTCGACGATGTCATCGACGGTAAGCTCCTCGTCCTCTCATATGGCCTCTGTTCATCCCTAACCCTTGTTGGTCCTCGTCCTTGTCGTCGTCCTTATCACTAACTCCTCTGACCTCTGGCCTCTCACTGTTGGAGGATAGTGGAGCTCGTTGCTCTCACTTGGAGATGCAGTCAGTAGGGAGTTAGTGTAATAGCTAGTTAGATGTAAATAAATTTGGTTCAATGACTTTAATcagataaataaattaaattaaaaaaggcTTAATCAGTATCTATAAGagtattcttattattattttggtCATTGTTATAAATTGTTTGGGAAAACTGGTAAAGTCAAAAAGCATTCTTTTGATCATTGTTTTGATTTGTATACGTAGATTTACTTGCTTAGTTCACTTGTTCACCACCGAGCTTCAATAGTTTCCTGGTAACAGAATACAAATTCAGACTGATGCAGGTTGTAGATTGAAGAGGAACAATGTCTGCTCATTCAAGTTTTTTGGTTGTAAAAACCACtctgtctttctttttcttttctattttttaaagCTCTGTGGAATTGTGTGTTAACTTAATGTGATATTTGGATAATACCAAGTTCAAATGGAAGCATGCTTGGTAAGATGTGAGCAGCAGTAATGTAACTATAAATGGTTTTgccattttgaaaaaaaaaagtaagttaAATATGTTGATAGTTTTTTGGTGTTTAAAGTATTTTCTTTTTGAAGTTTTATTGTTTGGAAATGTTACTTAAGAAATTCTTTTGTTGTATTGCCATGTGATAGTCTTTGAGAAACTAAGAATTGAAATTCTGCTACGTATGAAGTCGGGtttactaattttattttttgctttaacATTATTGTTTAGGATAAGTTCACTAGATTGCTTGATAGGAGCAAAGAAAGTCCTAAAGCAGTAAAGCAACTTACTCGTCTTTTTCCCAATAGGGTGCCAATACAACTTCCTAAGGTATCACTTGTTAGATGAATTTAATTGTGCACTTTATACTGTTTCAAATTCACTGTCaagtttttctttttccaattcagAGGTTTAGATTTTACCTTTCTCTATCTCCCTGTGTATTTTGCTTGTAGCTTAGTGGATGTAGTGTACTTTGTGAAAGAATTGTGTTTATGGCTTCTTTCTTGTGCTCTGGCCATGTATATGTTTCATGCTTTCATTGTAGTTTCCATTTATGCTTTGCAGAGAAACTAGTCAGCTTTACTACAATATTCATTTTTGTTCCATATCTTATGCAATTTTCTGTTTACATTGCTAATGAAACTTCTATTTGTGTCAATTTCCTATATTCTAAAAGAAATTTTGCTATGCAATAATGTATATATACGCCTTGAGGGAGAaggggaaaaaaaaggaaaaaacttcTAAAAACTTGTGTAAATATGTTCTAGTTAAGTACTATGCTATTACTTTTTTTGAGGAGGGGGAAGGGGAGGGTTAACTTTTGTTCTCCCTGGACACTAAGAAATCTTTTATATACTTTCACTATATTTGTAGAGGACCAAGCCATGGCTCCCATGGCAGAATTATCCTCGCATTTGAAGATAACGGGTCTTCAAAAATTGGATTAGGTTAGATAGATCAATTCCATATGGCAATGATCTTGGAGGCCTTTGTGAAGGCAATTGCAGATACTTTTGTTCCAGTGATTCTCTTTGTCTGTTTGGTGTTTCTTTGGCAAGCATTGTCATTTTTATGCCATATTTGTGTTTAAAATTCATTGATGATTTATATTGCAGCTAATCAGTTACTGTGGGATGGTTCTGGAGGAGATGACTTTGACAAGATTACAGTTAATTGTCTCGGCTCTTACATGAGATTGTAAGACGTTAGCATCCTttagtgattttttttaattgcaTGTATAGGGTGTCTCCAATCAGAGTAAAAGTGTTGCACTAGTTGTTTTCATTAAAGATGTTGAGAAGGCAATCATTGGTAATTCAGACATTCTGAAGAGTAAACTTGAAAGCTTACCACAAAATGTTGTTGTAATTGGATCATATACCCAGCTCGATAGTCGAAAGGACAATGTGCTGTTTGATTATTGTATTATGTTAGCTAACTTCTGTTTTAGTGATCTAATGAGTTTTGAGAATATATTGCTTCTGATTTTGATGGCTCAATCT is a window encoding:
- the LOC107636854 gene encoding protein LURP-one-related 15-like is translated as MYLDNPNMPPSVSSTGATVYAVIGPQFCAPHAVDLTLVKNVVKLSDTCFDVTDVNNNLVFKVKSNVVSLHDRIVIKDPQGNTIITLRHKTMTLHDRWQCFRGDSVKDKDLIFNVRRTFFVQHVAKLDVFLASNTDEKVCDYKVKGSFLERSATIYVGETDIITAAMKKHHTAGSILIGKDNFTISVSQNFDYGFAVAIIMILYELNHDD